One window from the genome of Myripristis murdjan chromosome 6, fMyrMur1.1, whole genome shotgun sequence encodes:
- the ces2b gene encoding uncharacterized protein ces2b, whose protein sequence is MKFSACKADLFLATIFLLLLCTTADKGPLVHTKLGPLRGKYVSVKGKETGVHAYLGVPFAKPPVGPLRLSPPQPAEGWEGERDATQQPPMCAQDRKINVEFIKKISMHIELPDISEDCLYLNIYTPVKPSEKHKLPVMVWIHGGGLTIGSASSYDGSALAAYEDVVVVLIQYRLGILGFMSTEDEHMPGNFGLLDQVEALRWVQQHIHHFGGDPGSVTIFGESAGGVSVSLLLLSPLSAGLFHGAIAESGTAAMDTMFEFNHLKSARIIANLLGCNSSTTEKIADCMKKVPVDDIVKIHKEDGRMLLGPAVDGTFLLKLAAESLKNHEMHRLPVMIGCNTDEAGWLFLHEIAPPGWEDGMDREESITMLTMFLYRDAKDRWKTDLLAEEYMGTSSDRQKIREGFSEVIGDVLFTIPALKTANSHRDVGVPVYLYLFQESPSMLKKKRPSFVGSDHTDELFFVFGSCFTEDQVTPDESCTEEDIQLCKTVMRYWGNFARTRSPNGDGLVQWPQYGAEGDYLAIGMEQVRGQHLKKDRFTFFTQTLPEKIKQHQEKMELLKTKTVHTKLGAVKGEFVSVKGREGVHAFLGVPFAKPPIGPLRLAAPQPTEGWEGVREATKQPPICPQNRDQLAEFIKMISSINVDIPEVSEDCLYLNIYTPANMAQDAKLPVMVWIHGGGFMSGSVSIYDGSALAAYQDMVVVLIQYRLGLLGFLSTGDEHIPGNFGLLDQVEALRWVQQHIHNFGGDPGSVTIFGESAGGVSVSLLLLSPLSDGLFHRAIAESGTAAMDALLTNDPLSFAQLAANASGCDLTSTEKISVCLKHMDHDALMTLVHNQMLRFPVPVDGQFITKPVDEMFRNAELLKIPFITGVNNDEGGWLLPTFLGPPNWTEGMDREEVLNTLAMFCPFELMKELAADEYLGSSEDRVKNRDGFTELLGDLLFTIPAIKTANAHRDAGAPVYLYEYQHAPNVRQERRPSFVKSDHGDEIFSVLGFCFTTTHVNLGGLCTKEDRQLSNIMMSYWGNFARTGSPNGDGLVQWPQYGAEGDYLVIGTEQVPGQHLKKDRFTFFTQTLPEKIKQHQEKMELLKTKTVDTKLGAVKGEFVSVKGREGVHAFLGLPFAKPPIGPLRLAAPQPTEGWEGVRDATKQPPICPQNRDQLAELMNKLGGINVDIPEVSEDCLYLNIYTPANMAQDAKLPVMVWIHGGGLMSGSASIYDGSALAAYQDMVVVLIQYRLGLLGFLSTGDEHIPGNFGLLDQVEALRWVQQHIHNFGGDPGSVTIFGESAGGVSVSLLLLSPLSDGLFHRAIAESGTAAMDALLTNDPLSFAQLAANASGCDLTSTEKISVCLKHMDHDALMTLVHNQMLHFPVAVDGQFITKPVDELFRNAELLKIPFITGVNNDEGGWLLPSFLAPPNWTEGMDREEVLNTLAVFCPFELMKELAADEYLGTSEDRVKNRDGFTELLGDLVFTIPAIKTANAHRDAGAPVYLYEYQHAPKAMQERRPSFVRSDHGDEIFSVLGFCFTTTHVNLGGLCTKEDKQLSNIMMSYWGNFARTGSPNGDGLVQWPQYGAEGDYLVIGTEQVPGQHLKKDRFTFFTQTLPEKIKQHQGKIDHSEL, encoded by the exons ATGAAGTTCTCTGCATGCAAAGCAGACCTCTTCCTCGCAACAATATTCTTACTTTTGCTGTGTACCACTGCAGACAAGG GTCCGTTAGTCCATACAAAGTTGGGGCCTTTGAGAGGAAAATATGTAAGTGTAAAGGGGAAGGAGACAGGAGTCCATGCCTACCTGGGTGTGCCGTTTGCTAAGCCACCTGTTGGTCCCTTGAGACTGAGCCCACCCCAGCCTGCAGAgggatgggagggagagagggatgccACCCAACAACCACCCAT gtgtgcTCAAGACCGAAAGATTAATGTTGAGTTTATCAAAAAAATCTCAATGCACATTGAGCTCCCAGACATATCGGAGGATTGCCTTTATCTCAACATTTACACCCCTGTCAAGCCCTCTGAGAAGCATAAACTGCCT gTCATGGTCTGGATCCATGGGGGAGGTCTGACCATAGGCTCTGCTTCGTCATATGATGGTTCTGCTTTGGCTGCTTATGAGGACGTGGTTGTGGTGCTGATCCAGTACCGCCTAGGAATACTGGGATTCATGAG CACAGAAGATGAGCACATGCCAGGGAACTTTGGCCTGCTGGACCAGGTTGAGGCCCTTCGGTGGGTCCAGCAGCACATTCACCACTTTGGAGGAGACCCAGGTTCAGTCACCATATTTGGGGAGTCTGCTGGTGGAGTTAGTGTATCCCTATTG CTCCTCTCTCCGCTGTCTGCCGGTCTATTTCATGGTGCGATAGCTGAGAGTGGTACAGCAGCAATGGACACAATGTTTGAGTTCAACCATTTGAAATCAGCCCGG ATAATAGCAAACTTGTTGGGCTGCAATAGTTCCACGACAGAGAAGATTGCTGATTGTATGAAGAAGGTGCCAGTTGATGACATAGTCAAGATTCACAAAGAG GATGGGAGGATGTTGCTTGGACCGGCTGTTGATGGGACGTTCCTGCTGAAGTTGGCAGCGGAGTCTCTCAAAAATCACGAGATGCATAGACTGCCTGTCATGATTGGTTGCAATACTGACGAAGCCGGGTGGCTTTTTCTACAC GAGATAGCCCCCCCTGGGTGGGAGGATGGAATGGACCGGGAAGAGAGCATAACCATGTTAACAATGTTCCTGTACCGTGAT GCTAAAGACAGATGGAAGACTGACCTGCTGGCTGAAGAGTACATGGGAACCTCAAGTGATCGTCAGAAAATTAGAGAGGGATTCAGTGAGGTGATAGGAGATGTGCTATTTACCATTCCTGCTCTGAAGACCGCAAACTCCCACAGAG ATGTGGGAGTTCCTGTGTACCTCTATCTGTTCCAGGAATCTCCCAGCATGCTCAAGAAGAAGAGACCTAGCTTTGTTGGCTCTGACCACACAGATgagctcttttttgttttcgGGTCATGTTTCACAGAAGATCAAGTGACACCAGATG AATCATGCACGGAGGAAGACATTCAGCTCTGTAAAACCGTGATGAGATATTGGGGCAACTTTGCTCGTACGAG GTCTCCTAATGGGGATGGCCTGGTCCAGTGGCCACAGTATGGAGCAGAAGGAGACTACCTGGCCATCGGAATGGAGCAGGTTCGTGGTCAGCACCTAAAGAAGGACCGCTTCACCTTCTTTACTCAAACCCTCCCAGAGAAGATCAAACAACACCAAGAGAAGATGGAGCT GCTGAAAACCAAAACTGTTCATACAAAGCTTGGAGCTGTGAAAGGCGAGTTTGTGAGTGttaaggggagggagggggtccATGCCTTCCTGGGTGTGCCATTTGCCAAGCCACCTATCGGCCCACTGAGACTGGCTGCACCCCAGCCTACAGAAGGATGGGAAGGAGTGAGAGAAGCCACCAAGCAACCACCCAT ATGTCCTCAAAATAGAGACCAACTTGCTGAGTTCATAAAGATGATTTCCAGCATCAATGTAGATATCCCTGAGGTTTCAGAGGACTGCCTTTACCTCAACATTTATACACCTGCAAACATGGCTCAGGATGCAAAGCTCCCG GTCATGGTCTGGATCCATGGTGGGGGGTTTATGAGTGGGTCAGTCTCAATATACGATGGCTCTGCCCTGGCTGCTTACCAGGACATGGTTGTAGTTTTGATCCAGTACCGCTTGGGACTACTGGGGTTTTTGAG CACGGGTGATGAGCACATTCCAGGGAACTTTGGCCTGCTGGATCAAGTGGAAGCCCTGCGGTGGGTCCAGCAGCACATTCACAACTTTGGAGGAGACCCAGGTTCAGTCACCATATTTGGGGAATCTGCTGGTGGAGTGAGTGTATCACTCTTG CTTCTCTCACCATTGTCTGATGGCCTGTTTCACCGTGCAATAGCTGAGAGTGGCACTGCTGCAATGGATGCACTTCTCACAAATGATCCTCTGTCATTTGCCCAG TTGGCAGCGAATGCATCTGGCTGTGACCTCACGAGCACAGAAAAGATCTCGGTTTGCCTGAAACACATGGACCATGATGCCCTGATGACCCTTGTCCAT AACCAAATGTTGCGATTTCCTGTCCCTGTTGATGGACAGTTCATTACAAAACCTGTGGATGAGATGTTTCGAAACGCTGAACTTCTCAAAATACCTTTTATAACTGGTGTTAATAACGATGAAGGGGGCTGGCTACTTCCTACT TTCCTTGGTCCTCCAAACTGGACAGAAGGAATGGATCGGGAAGAGGTCCTGAACACCCTGGCCATGTTCTGTCCTTTT GAACTGATGAAAGAGCTGGCAGCAGATGAATATCTGGGAAGCTCTGAAGATCGTGTGAAAAATAGAGATGGATTCACTGAACTGCTTGGAGACCTGTTATTTACCATCCCAGCCATCAAGACTGCCAATGCCCACAGAG ATGCAGGCGCCCCTGTATACCTGTATGAGTACCAGCATGCTCCTAATGTCAGGCAGGAGAGAAGGCCAAGCTTTGTCAAGTCTGACCACGGagatgaaatattttcagtaTTAGGATTTTGCTTCACCACTACCCATGTCAACTTAGGCG GTCTGTGTACAAAAGAGGACAGACAGCTAAGCAACATCATGATGAGCTACTGGGGCAATTTTGCCCGCACAGG CTCTCCTAATGGGGACGGCCTGGTCCAGTGGCCACAGTATGGAGCAGAAGGAGACTACCTGGTCATTGGAACAGAGCAGGTACCTGGTCAGCACCTAAAGAAGGACCGCTTCACCTTCTTTACTCAAACCCTCCCAGAGAAGATCAAACAACACCAAGAGAAGATGGAGCT GCTGAAAACCAAAACTGTTGATACAAAGCTTGGAGCTGTGAAAGGCGAGTTTGTGAGTGttaaggggagggagggggtccATGCCTTCCTGGGTTTGCCATTTGCCAAGCCACCTATTGGCCCACTGAGACTGGCTGCACCCCAGCCTACAGAAGGATGGGAAGGAGTGAGAGATGCCACCAAGCAACCACCCAT ATGTCCTCAGAATAGAGACCAACTTGCTGAGCTCATGAACAAGCTTGGCGGCATCAATGTAGATATCCCTGAGGTTTCAGAGGACTGCCTTTACCTCAACATTTATACACCTGCAAACATGGCTCAGGATGCAAAGCTCCCG GTCATGGTCTGGATCCATGGTGGGGGGCTTATGAGTGGGTCAGCCTCAATATACGATGGCTCTGCCCTGGCTGCTTACCAGGACATGGTTGTAGTTTTGATCCAGTACCGCTTGGGACTACTGGGGTTTTTGAG CACGGGTGATGAGCACATTCCAGGGAACTTTGGCCTGCTGGATCAAGTGGAAGCCCTGCGGTGGGTCCAGCAGCACATTCACAACTTTGGAGGAGACCCAGGTTCAGTCACCATATTTGGGGAATCTGCTGGTGGAGTGAGTGTATCACTCTTG CTTCTCTCACCATTGTCTGATGGCCTGTTTCACCGTGCAATAGCTGAGAGTGGCACTGCTGCAATGGATGCACTTCTCACAAATGATCCTCTGTCATTTGCCCAG TTGGCAGCGAATGCATCTGGCTGTGACCTCACGAGCACAGAAAAGATCTCGGTTTGCCTGAAACACATGGACCATGATGCCCTGATGACCCTTGTCCAT AACCAAATGTTGCATTTTCCTGTCGCTGTTGATGGACAGTTCATTACAAAACCTGTGGATGAGCTGTTTCGAAATGCTGAACTTCTCAAAATACCTTTTATAACTGGTGTTAATAACGATGAAGGGGGCTGGCTACTTCCTAGT TTCCTTGCTCCTCCAAACTGGACAGAAGGAATGGATCGGGAAGAGGTCCTGAACACCCTGGCCGTGTTCTGTCCTTTT GAACTGATGAAAGAGCTGGCAGCAGATGAATATCTGGGAACTTCTGAAGATCGTGTGAAAAATAGAGATGGATTCACTGAACTGCTTGGAGACCTGGTCTTTACCATCCCAGCCATCAAGACTGCCAATGCCCACAGAG ATGCAGGCGCCCCTGTATACCTGTATGAGTACCAGCATGCTCCTAAAGCCATGCAGGAGAGAAGGCCAAGCTTTGTCAGGTCTGACCACGGagatgaaatattttcagtaTTAGGATTTTGCTTCACCACTACCCATGTCAACTTAGGCG GTCTGTGTACAAAAGAGGACAAACAGCTAAGCAACATCATGATGAGCTACTGGGGCAATTTTGCCCGCACAGG CTCTCCTAATGGGGACGGCCTGGTCCAGTGGCCACAGTATGGAGCAGAAGGAGACTACCTGGTCATCGGAACGGAGCAGGTACCTGGTCAGCACCTAAAGAAGGACCGCTTCACCTTCTTTACTCAAACCCTCCCAGAGAAGATCAAACAACACCAAGGGAAGATAGACCACAGTGAACTGTAG
- the fbxo31 gene encoding F-box only protein 31 isoform X1 has protein sequence MAVCARLCGVGQSRRCRRRQRHNQEDQGSDSDMDEEEEERIVGHKQAEVGSVGLDSTAAAAGPSDALDYGSATVNRLEFVDRANTGPPNPQSLLDLPPELLVEIFSLLPGTALPNVALVCKKFKQILNTETIWRRRCMEEFGMREDLRKMEVGGVSSRDLYVKLLHPYRHILGLWQPDIGPYGGLLNVVVDGLFIIGWMYLPPHDPRVEDPMRRRPLFRIHMWESKKATVECMYGHKGPHKGDIQTVKKDEFSTKCNQTDHHRMPGGRQEEFRTWLEEEWGRTLEDIFHEHMQELILMKFIYTSQYDNCLTYRRIYLPPQLPSDLLQPGLFKGTYGSHGLEIVMLSFHGTAARATKLTGDPNVPAGQLTLDVDLSRPVVLPDLESQRSIEELSRLVLGVHEEVQREAQQQAKESSTTPEGAAEGACGDASGAEGVDTGSGACSESCQPGPSCSTSPPEAQPFILPLGVMARNEVYPRTCRKCFYGTGLIAGHGFTSPERTPGLFVLFDEDRFGFIWLELKSFSLYSRLTDHLAHAHAPNMERFEAMLRNMQSWTS, from the exons ATGGCGGTGTGTGCCAGGCTCTGCGGAGTGGGTCAGTCGCGGAGGTGCCGGAGGCGACAGCGACATAACCAAGAGGACCAGGGAAGCGATTCCGACatggacgaggaagaggaggagcggaTCGTGGGCCACAAGCAAGCCGAGGTCGGCAGCGTAGGCCTGGACAGCACCGCCGCCGCTGCAGGGCCGAGTGACGCTCTTGACTATGGCAGCGCTACAGTCAACAGACTAGAGTTTGTCGATCGTGCAAACACAGGACCTCCAAACCCTCAGTCCCTGTTGGATTTGCCCCCGGAGCTACTGGTGGAGATATTCTCCCTGCTGCCCGGCACGGCGCTGCCAAATGTCGCTCTCGTCTGCAAGAAATTTAAGCAAATCCTCAACACGGAAACCATTTGGAGAAGGCGATGCATGGAGG AGTTTGGCATGAGGGAGGATCTGCGGAAGATGGAGGTGGGAGGCGTATCCAGCCGGGACCTCTACGTAAAAC tgcttcaccCATACAGACATATCTTGGGCCTGTGGCAACCTGACATAGGACCGTATGGTGGGCTGCTCAATGTTGTG gtggaTGGGCTGTTCATCATTGGCTGGATGTACTTGCCACCTCATGACCCTCGTGTGGAGGATCCCATGAGAAGACGGCCGCTCTTCCGCATCCACATGTGGGAGAGCAAAAAGGCCACTGTGGAGTGTATGTATGGACACAAAGGTCCTCACAAAGGAGATATACAG acagtgAAAAAGGACGAGTTCTCTACCAAATGTAACCAGACTGATCATCACCGCATGCCAGGGGGCAGGCAGGAG gagttTAGGACATGGTTGGAGGAAGAATGGGGGCGGACACTGGAGGATATCTTCCATGAGCACATGCAGGAGCTCATCCTCATGAAGTTCATTTACACTAGCCAATATGA TAACTGCTTGACGTACCGGCGGATCTACCTGCCTCCTCAGCTGCCCTCTGACTTGCTGCAGCCAGGCCTTTTCAAGGGCACCTATGGCAGCCATGGCTTGGAGATTGTTATGCTCAGTTTCCATGGAACAGCTGCAAGAGCCACTAAACTCACT GGAGACCCCAACGTTCCTGCAGGGCAGCTAACTCTGGATGTGGACTTGAGCCGGCCTGTGGTCCTTCCAGACTTGGAGAGCCAGCGCAGTATAGAGGAACTGTCCCGTCTGGTACTGGGGGTACATGAGGAAGTACAGAGGGAGGCACAACAACAAGCCAAGGAATCCTCCACCACCCCCGAAGGGGCAGCAGAAGGGGCCTGTGGTGATGCCAGTGGAGCAGAGGGGGTGGATACAGGCTCCGGAGCCTGTTCAGAGAGCTGCCAGCCCGGCCCCAGCTGCAGCACCAGCCCCCCCGAGGCCCAGCCCTTCATCTTGCCACTAGGGGTTATGGCTCGCAACGAGGTATATCCCCGCACCTGCAGGAAATG tttctatgggACAGGCCTGATTGCTGGGCATGGGTTCACCAGTCCAGAGCGTACCCCGGGGCtgtttgtcttgtttgatgAGGACCGTTTTGGCTTCATCTGGCTCGAGTTGAAGTCGTTCAGCTTATACAGTCGCCTGACGGACCACCTTGCCCACGCTCACGCCCCAAACATGGAGCGTTTCGAGGCCATGCTGCGCAACATGCAGTCCTGGACATCCTGA
- the fbxo31 gene encoding F-box only protein 31 isoform X2 has translation MAVCARLCGVGQSRRCRRRQRHNQEDQGSDSDMDEEEEERIVGHKQAEVGSVGLDSTAAAAGPSDALDYGSATVNRLEFVDRANTGPPNPQSLLDLPPELLVEIFSLLPGTALPNVALVCKKFKQILNTETIWRRRCMEEFGMREDLRKMEVGGVSSRDLYVKRVNPRVKSGRFMKLLPDYEHMDYRDVYMYLLHPYRHILGLWQPDIGPYGGLLNVVVDGLFIIGWMYLPPHDPRVEDPMRRRPLFRIHMWESKKATVECMYGHKGPHKGDIQTVKKDEFSTKCNQTDHHRMPGGRQEEFRTWLEEEWGRTLEDIFHEHMQELILMKFIYTSQYDNCLTYRRIYLPPQLPSDLLQPGLFKGTYGSHGLEIVMLSFHGTAARATKLTGDPNVPAGQLTLDVDLSRPVVLPDLESQRSIEELSRLVLGVHEEVQREAQQQAKESSTTPEGAAEGACGDASGAEGVDTGSGACSESCQPGPSCSTSPPEAQPFILPLGVMARNEVYPRTCRKCFYGTGLIAGHGFTSPERTPGLFVLFDEDRFGFIWLELKSFSLYSRLTDHLAHAHAPNMERFEAMLRNMQSWTS, from the exons ATGGCGGTGTGTGCCAGGCTCTGCGGAGTGGGTCAGTCGCGGAGGTGCCGGAGGCGACAGCGACATAACCAAGAGGACCAGGGAAGCGATTCCGACatggacgaggaagaggaggagcggaTCGTGGGCCACAAGCAAGCCGAGGTCGGCAGCGTAGGCCTGGACAGCACCGCCGCCGCTGCAGGGCCGAGTGACGCTCTTGACTATGGCAGCGCTACAGTCAACAGACTAGAGTTTGTCGATCGTGCAAACACAGGACCTCCAAACCCTCAGTCCCTGTTGGATTTGCCCCCGGAGCTACTGGTGGAGATATTCTCCCTGCTGCCCGGCACGGCGCTGCCAAATGTCGCTCTCGTCTGCAAGAAATTTAAGCAAATCCTCAACACGGAAACCATTTGGAGAAGGCGATGCATGGAGG AGTTTGGCATGAGGGAGGATCTGCGGAAGATGGAGGTGGGAGGCGTATCCAGCCGGGACCTCTACGTAAAAC GTGTCAACCCTCGGGTCAAGTCTGGGCGCTTTATGAAGCTCCTTCCTGACTACGAGCACATGGACTATAGGGACGTGTACATGTATT tgcttcaccCATACAGACATATCTTGGGCCTGTGGCAACCTGACATAGGACCGTATGGTGGGCTGCTCAATGTTGTG gtggaTGGGCTGTTCATCATTGGCTGGATGTACTTGCCACCTCATGACCCTCGTGTGGAGGATCCCATGAGAAGACGGCCGCTCTTCCGCATCCACATGTGGGAGAGCAAAAAGGCCACTGTGGAGTGTATGTATGGACACAAAGGTCCTCACAAAGGAGATATACAG acagtgAAAAAGGACGAGTTCTCTACCAAATGTAACCAGACTGATCATCACCGCATGCCAGGGGGCAGGCAGGAG gagttTAGGACATGGTTGGAGGAAGAATGGGGGCGGACACTGGAGGATATCTTCCATGAGCACATGCAGGAGCTCATCCTCATGAAGTTCATTTACACTAGCCAATATGA TAACTGCTTGACGTACCGGCGGATCTACCTGCCTCCTCAGCTGCCCTCTGACTTGCTGCAGCCAGGCCTTTTCAAGGGCACCTATGGCAGCCATGGCTTGGAGATTGTTATGCTCAGTTTCCATGGAACAGCTGCAAGAGCCACTAAACTCACT GGAGACCCCAACGTTCCTGCAGGGCAGCTAACTCTGGATGTGGACTTGAGCCGGCCTGTGGTCCTTCCAGACTTGGAGAGCCAGCGCAGTATAGAGGAACTGTCCCGTCTGGTACTGGGGGTACATGAGGAAGTACAGAGGGAGGCACAACAACAAGCCAAGGAATCCTCCACCACCCCCGAAGGGGCAGCAGAAGGGGCCTGTGGTGATGCCAGTGGAGCAGAGGGGGTGGATACAGGCTCCGGAGCCTGTTCAGAGAGCTGCCAGCCCGGCCCCAGCTGCAGCACCAGCCCCCCCGAGGCCCAGCCCTTCATCTTGCCACTAGGGGTTATGGCTCGCAACGAGGTATATCCCCGCACCTGCAGGAAATG tttctatgggACAGGCCTGATTGCTGGGCATGGGTTCACCAGTCCAGAGCGTACCCCGGGGCtgtttgtcttgtttgatgAGGACCGTTTTGGCTTCATCTGGCTCGAGTTGAAGTCGTTCAGCTTATACAGTCGCCTGACGGACCACCTTGCCCACGCTCACGCCCCAAACATGGAGCGTTTCGAGGCCATGCTGCGCAACATGCAGTCCTGGACATCCTGA